In one window of Meleagris gallopavo isolate NT-WF06-2002-E0010 breed Aviagen turkey brand Nicholas breeding stock chromosome 4, Turkey_5.1, whole genome shotgun sequence DNA:
- the LOC100538779 gene encoding uncharacterized protein LOC100538779 isoform X2 encodes MCRQAGCGQCVSEEHQGVFHSINLIDTVYQEEQLNFFSSLKQMRIINERLMNEISSPADDTDMVLNNEAEIIALAFGEISKTLEMKKQQLTEDLENQRRKKEKEFQIWKKMKETHKKTIENLLNDCEKLVHECDPQQFLEVACGLNTRMKTQLDLMNIASSYKKPPESTQKKMDIKPVVNEILALKLVPLNVDINKDLPSGGNENSTENIMKQWQDQKNIPGSFLPVAGHEEALTDSGRICTHLMSISEMPVFQNLSHEELRYKYYMEHQNLNKLKIQTLPASKKYEFVAAEALKKMVLTKPKKKK; translated from the exons ATGTGCCGCCAGGCGGGGTGCGGGCAGTGCGTATCTGAGGAGCACCAGGGGGTTTTCCACTCCATCAACCTGATCGACACCGTGTACCAGGAGGAGCAG TTGAACTTCTTCAGCAGTCTAAAACAAATGAGAATAATAAATGAGAGGCTGATGAATGAGATCTCCAGTCCTGCAGATGATACTGAT ATGGTGCTGAATAATGAAGCAGAGATCATCGCGCTGGCATTTGGAGAAATTTCCAAAACtctggaaatgaagaaacagcagTTGACAGAAGATCTTGAAAATCAAAGAcgtaaaaaagagaaagagtttcagatttggaagaaaatgaaagaaactcaCAAGAAAACCATTGAGAATCTTTTGAACGATTGTGAGAAGCTAGTTCATGAATGTGATCCTCAGCAATTCCTGGAG gTGGCCTGTGGCTTGAATACAAG AATGAAAACTCAGCTTGACCTGATGAATATAGCATCTAGCTATAAAAAACCACCAGAGAGCACTCAGAAGAAAATGGATATCAAACCTGTGGTTAATGAAATCTTGGCTTTGAAGTTAGTGCCACTTAATGTAGACATAAATAAAG ACCTGCCTTCTGGAGGAAATGAGAACTCAACAGAAAATATCATGAAACAGTGGCAGGACCAGAAGAATATACCCGGCTCATTTCTT ccAGTAGCAGGACATGAGGAAGCACTGACAGACAGTGGTAGAATCTGTACTCACCTAATGTCAATATCAGAAATGCCAGTGTTTCAAAACTTGAGTCATGAG GAGCTGCGATACAAATACTACATGGAACATCAGAATCTTAATAAGCTCAAGATACAAACTTTACCTGCAAGTAAAAAGTATGAGTTTGTGGCTGCTGAGGCTTTGAAGA AAATGGTACTGACAAAAccgaaaaagaaaaaatga
- the LOC100538779 gene encoding uncharacterized protein LOC100538779 isoform X1, translating to MCRQAGCGQCVSEEHQGVFHSINLIDTVYQEEQLNFFSSLKQMRIINERLMNEISSPADDTDMVLNNEAEIIALAFGEISKTLEMKKQQLTEDLENQRRKKEKEFQIWKKMKETHKKTIENLLNDCEKLVHECDPQQFLEVACGLNTRMKTQLDLMNIASSYKKPPESTQKKMDIKPVVNEILALKLVPLNVDINKDLPSGGNENSTENIMKQWQDQKNIPGSFLPVAGHEEALTDSGRICTHLMSISEMPVFQNLSHEELRYKYYMEHQNLNKLKIQTLPASKKYEFVAAEALKSKSSGIPVVSSTTKANNMDRVKVETLSREGGIDKTSFPGSSNHCIPSTSTKLSETNGDLSLAHERSSEEATTPALPENSKDQEIKENLPMQSSAVTISNEMDANSGVSLGLKPAASVAITVSNSNLDFSASGACSNSLPRLNKDAATCSLKDSKYAFPKFYLGKCDREDKADNQCESRFRKCSSVGKTRVSDVSTSCNLESAGSQKPVYSFSNGSSERKCLAASEVSDSFKTLSLHSFFNQSEKTSDLNVLSHMGKNTSLKKTVDGTLKPSVSWEQNNNASKSITTVPCGTSETTTTAGVNVISESSLLPSSCVFSFKNNSFQLLPNEIAGEDIVKNTSDSLTSSSVLLSRNGTDKTEKEKMKSLGKTPLNLGNSAYPVCAEPASRLSHRKCEGSSLCMSSSKNIGSTDILVNINSSCTRPLCSAVLPVNDGNASSTPLTITSTKQEIKVKHQENKITAESNYSCPWREEEFESVPFQNTACSAPEACNDLPSVGSVLAVNEAREMSSDSDSDTEKLTQTSVSSDTSSASEYLSVTEDEVSVRRKSET from the exons ATGTGCCGCCAGGCGGGGTGCGGGCAGTGCGTATCTGAGGAGCACCAGGGGGTTTTCCACTCCATCAACCTGATCGACACCGTGTACCAGGAGGAGCAG TTGAACTTCTTCAGCAGTCTAAAACAAATGAGAATAATAAATGAGAGGCTGATGAATGAGATCTCCAGTCCTGCAGATGATACTGAT ATGGTGCTGAATAATGAAGCAGAGATCATCGCGCTGGCATTTGGAGAAATTTCCAAAACtctggaaatgaagaaacagcagTTGACAGAAGATCTTGAAAATCAAAGAcgtaaaaaagagaaagagtttcagatttggaagaaaatgaaagaaactcaCAAGAAAACCATTGAGAATCTTTTGAACGATTGTGAGAAGCTAGTTCATGAATGTGATCCTCAGCAATTCCTGGAG gTGGCCTGTGGCTTGAATACAAG AATGAAAACTCAGCTTGACCTGATGAATATAGCATCTAGCTATAAAAAACCACCAGAGAGCACTCAGAAGAAAATGGATATCAAACCTGTGGTTAATGAAATCTTGGCTTTGAAGTTAGTGCCACTTAATGTAGACATAAATAAAG ACCTGCCTTCTGGAGGAAATGAGAACTCAACAGAAAATATCATGAAACAGTGGCAGGACCAGAAGAATATACCCGGCTCATTTCTT ccAGTAGCAGGACATGAGGAAGCACTGACAGACAGTGGTAGAATCTGTACTCACCTAATGTCAATATCAGAAATGCCAGTGTTTCAAAACTTGAGTCATGAG GAGCTGCGATACAAATACTACATGGAACATCAGAATCTTAATAAGCTCAAGATACAAACTTTACCTGCAAGTAAAAAGTATGAGTTTGTGGCTGCTGAGGCTTTGAAGAGTAAGTCCTCAGGAATTCCTGTTGTATCTTCAACTACCAAAGCAAATAACATGGATAGAGTAAAAGTGGAAACCCTGTCAAGAGAAGGTGGTATTGATAAGACAAGCTTTCCTGGAAGTAGTAATCATTGcatcccatccaccagtactaAATTGTCTGAAACAAATGGTGACTTAAGCTTAGCTCATGAGAGAAGTTCAGAGGAAGCAACCACTCCAGCCTTACCAGAAAACTCTAAAGAccaagaaattaaagaaaatttgcCAATGCAGTCATCAGCAGTTACAATATCCAACGAAATGGACGCAAATTCTGGTGTTTCATTGGGCTTAAAGCCAGCAGCATCAGTAGCTATTACtgtttcaaattcaaatttagatttttctgcttctggtgCATGTAGCAACTCATTACCTAGACTTAATAAAGATGCAGCTACATGTTCCTTGAAAGACAGTAAATATGCTTTCCCTAAATTTTATCTAGGAAAATGTGATCGTGAAGATAAAGCAGATAACCAGTGCGAAAGCAGATTTAGAAAATGTAGCTCTGTAGGCAAAACCAGAGTTTCTGATGTTTCAACCTCTTGTAATTTAGAATCAGCAGGAAGTCAGAAACcagtttattctttttccaatggcagttcagaaagaaaatgtttagcAGCATCGGAAGTCAGTGATTCATTTAAGACTTTGTcattacattcattttttaacCAGTCTGAGAAGACATCTGACCTAAATGTACTATCTCACATGGGAAAAAACACATCTCTAAAGAAAACTGTAGATGGTACACTGAAACCATCTGTCTCATGGGAACAAAACAATAATGCCTCAAAGTCCATCACAACTGTACCTTGTGGTACTTCAGAAACCACCACTACAGCTGGAGTGAATGTTATCTCTGagtcctcccttctccccagcAGTTgtgtattttccttcaaaaataacagttttcagTTACTTCCAAATGAAATTGCTGGTGAAGATATTGTCAAAAATACCTCTGATTCACTGACTTCCTCCTCTGTGCTTTTGTCTAGAAATGGTACTGACAAAAccgaaaaagaaaaaatgaagtctcTTGGCAAAACACCTCTAAATCTAGGAAATTCTGCGTATCCAGTGTGTGCAGAGCCTGCTTCTAGACTCAGTCATCGAAAATGTGAAGGCTCTTCTCTTTGTATGAGCTCATCTAAGAACATTGGAAGTACAGACATACTTGTTAATATTAATTCTTCTTGTACTCGGCCTTTATGTTCAGCAGTCCTTCCTGTTAACGATGGGAATGCATCTTCCACTCCGCTTACTATTACttcaacaaaacaagaaataaaggtaaaacatcaagaaaataaaattactgctGAAAGCAACTATTCCTGTCCCTGGAGGGAAGAAGAATTTGAGTCTGTGCCATTTCAGAATACAGCTTGTTCTGCTCCCGAAGCATGCAATGATTTGCCTTCAGTAGGTTCTGTACTTGCAGTAAACGAGGCCAGAGAAATGTCAAGTGACAGCGATTCTGACACTGAAAAGCTAACTCAAACATCAGTGTCTAGTGATACCAGCAGTGCATCAGAATATTTGTCTGTTACAGAAGACGAAGTGTCTGTTAGAAGAAAATCGGAGACATGA
- the ANXA10 gene encoding annexin A10 isoform X2 has translation MYCGDYIQGTIFPAPNFNPIMDAQLLGGALQGISCEKDVLIDILTQRCNSQRLMIAEAYRDMYGRDLMTDLKENLSHHFKEVMVGLMYPPASYDAHELWHALKGVNTEEKCLIDILASRSNMEIFQMKEAYLTQYNSDLQQDLDSETSGHFRDTLMNLAQGTRMEGYADPSTAAQDAMILWEACQQKTGEHKNMLQMILCNRSYQQLWMVFQEFQSISGQDLVDAINDCYDGYFQELLVAIVLCVRDKPSYFAYRLYNAIHDFGFHNKTVIRILIARSEIDLMTIRQRYKERYGKSLFHDIKIFHPDIDLRFV, from the exons ATGTATTGTGGAGATTAC ATACAAGGAACAATTTTTCCAGCTCCAAATTTTAACCCCATTATGGATGCTCAGTTGCTAGGAGGAGCCCTACAGGGAATCA GTTGTGAAAAAGATGTGTTGATTGACATCCTAACACAGCGCTGCAATTCACAGCGGCTCATGATTGCTGAGGCATACAGAGACATGTATGGCAGG GATTTGATGACAGACCTAAAAGAGAATCTCTCTCATCACTTCAAAGAAGTCATGGTTGGCCTAATGTATCCACCTGCATCCTATGATGCCCATGAGCTCTGGCATGCACTCAAG GGAgtaaacacagaagaaaagtgtCTAATTGACATATTAGCCTCAAGATCAAATATGGAGATATTCCAGATGAAAGAAGCCTACTTAACAC AATACAACAGTGATCTTCAACAAGATCTTGATTCTGAGACTTCAGGTCACTTCAGAGATACTCTCATGAACCTCGCTCAG GGAACAAGAATGGAAGGATATGCAGATCCTTCTACAGCTGCTCAGGATGCAATG ATTCTATGGGAAGCCTGTCAGCAGAAAACAGGCGAACACAAAAACATGCTGCAAATGATACTGTGCAACAGGAGTTACCAGCAGTTGTGGATGG TTTTCCAGGAATTCCAAAGTATCTCTGGGCAAGACTTAGTAGATGCCATCAATGACTGCTACGATGGATATTTTCAAGAATTACTGGTTGCAATAG TTCTCTGTGTCCGTGACAAGCCTTCCTACTTCGCTTACAGACTCTATAATGCAATTCAT gATTTTGGGTTTCACAATAAAACAGTCATAAGGATTCTCATTGCCAGGAGTGAAATTGACTTGATGACTATACGACAACGATACAAAGAGAGATATGGGAAATCACTCTTTCATGATATTAAA ATCTTCCATCCTGACATAGACCTTCGCTTTGTTTGA
- the ANXA10 gene encoding annexin A10 isoform X1 — translation MYCGDYIQGTIFPAPNFNPIMDAQLLGGALQGISCEKDVLIDILTQRCNSQRLMIAEAYRDMYGRDLMTDLKENLSHHFKEVMVGLMYPPASYDAHELWHALKGVNTEEKCLIDILASRSNMEIFQMKEAYLTQYNSDLQQDLDSETSGHFRDTLMNLAQGTRMEGYADPSTAAQDAMILWEACQQKTGEHKNMLQMILCNRSYQQLWMVFQEFQSISGQDLVDAINDCYDGYFQELLVAIVLCVRDKPSYFAYRLYNAIHDFGFHNKTVIRILIARSEIDLMTIRQRYKERYGKSLFHDIKHFASGHYESALLAICAGDVEDY, via the exons ATGTATTGTGGAGATTAC ATACAAGGAACAATTTTTCCAGCTCCAAATTTTAACCCCATTATGGATGCTCAGTTGCTAGGAGGAGCCCTACAGGGAATCA GTTGTGAAAAAGATGTGTTGATTGACATCCTAACACAGCGCTGCAATTCACAGCGGCTCATGATTGCTGAGGCATACAGAGACATGTATGGCAGG GATTTGATGACAGACCTAAAAGAGAATCTCTCTCATCACTTCAAAGAAGTCATGGTTGGCCTAATGTATCCACCTGCATCCTATGATGCCCATGAGCTCTGGCATGCACTCAAG GGAgtaaacacagaagaaaagtgtCTAATTGACATATTAGCCTCAAGATCAAATATGGAGATATTCCAGATGAAAGAAGCCTACTTAACAC AATACAACAGTGATCTTCAACAAGATCTTGATTCTGAGACTTCAGGTCACTTCAGAGATACTCTCATGAACCTCGCTCAG GGAACAAGAATGGAAGGATATGCAGATCCTTCTACAGCTGCTCAGGATGCAATG ATTCTATGGGAAGCCTGTCAGCAGAAAACAGGCGAACACAAAAACATGCTGCAAATGATACTGTGCAACAGGAGTTACCAGCAGTTGTGGATGG TTTTCCAGGAATTCCAAAGTATCTCTGGGCAAGACTTAGTAGATGCCATCAATGACTGCTACGATGGATATTTTCAAGAATTACTGGTTGCAATAG TTCTCTGTGTCCGTGACAAGCCTTCCTACTTCGCTTACAGACTCTATAATGCAATTCAT gATTTTGGGTTTCACAATAAAACAGTCATAAGGATTCTCATTGCCAGGAGTGAAATTGACTTGATGACTATACGACAACGATACAAAGAGAGATATGGGAAATCACTCTTTCATGATATTAAA catTTTGCTTCAGGGCATTATGAGAGTGCTTTACTTGCTATCTGTGCTGGTGATGTTGAAGATTATTAA